The DNA region GTAGGCCACGCCCAGCGGTGCGCGTCAGATTCGCCGCAGAAACCTCGATCGACTCCATCCGATCGGCTTGATGCACCCATAGAGGTAGGAAACATTGTTTGTGACGGCACGCCGGGGTCGCAATCCCCGGCCCGTCGCCCACCCGAACCACACGACCGGAAAGGGGTGCCACCGTGGCACACGAACTCGAGACGTTCGCCAACGGCGAGACCGCCTTCGCCTCCGCGCGACTGTCCGCCTGGCACCAACTCGGCACCGTCACCGACTCCTGTATGACCGCCCAGGAGGTTATGAGCAAGGCATGGCTCGGTGGCTGGGAGGTCCGCAAGATCGCCATCCAGGGCATCGAGATCACCGACAAGGGCGTGACGAAGGTCGACTGCCCCGACAAGTACATGACCGTACGGACCAACCCGGTCACCGGCGAGACCGAGTACCTCGGCGTGGTCGGCGAGGACTACAGCGTGGTCCAGAACGAGCAGGTAGCCGAGACACTCAACCTCCTGGTCGACGCCTCCGGTGCGCACTTCGAGACCGCCGGCTCCATGCGCAAGGGCCGGTCGGTGTTCGTGACCATGAAGCTGCCGAGCGCGATGCGGATCGCCGGAGTGGACGACATGGACCTCTACCTCGCCGCCACCACCAGCCATGACGGCACCGCCTCGCTGCGCCTCGACGCGACCCCGGTACGGATCGTGTGCGCCAACACGCAGGCTCTCGCCTACCAGCGGTCGCGCAGCTCCTACACGTTCCGGCACACCTCGAACGTCACCAGCAAGATCGCCGAGGCGCGCCAGGCACTCGGTCTGATGTGGAAGGCGTTCGACGCCTTCGAGAGCGAAGCCGAGAAGATGATCAACGAGTCGCTGACCATGGGCGAGTTCGAGAAGATCGTCGCGCAGGTGTGGCCCCTCGCCGACGATGCCTCCGACACGGCGCGCAACAACGCCAAGCAACGGACGAACACGTTGCGGTACCTCATCCGCGACGCCGACACGCAGAAGGCGATCAAGGGCACCCGGTGGGCCGGCTACCAGGCCATCACCGAGTACGTGGACCACTTCGCCCCCGCCAAGACCGACCTCGTCCGGGCCACCCGGGCGCTGACCGGTGCCGGAGCGGACCTCAAGGCCCGCGCGTTCGAGCTGCTGGCGGTCTGACGTGGGCCGGCACGGGGGCCGGGCCACCACGCCCGGCCCCGGTACCGGTGGGCACCCCGCCACCGGGACCGCACACATCCCCACCGAGCCCAGCATCACGCCGCTGTACGCACCGGCACCCACCGCCGAGACGGTGGTCGCGCTGGCCAACGAGATGTGCTCCACCTTCGCGGCGGCCGAGGTCGCCCGCGCGTTGGCCGAACAGGCGACGAGCGAGGCCGAACACGCCCAGTTGAGCGCACGGGCCGCGCAGTGGGACGCCCTCGTCAACGAGCGGTGGCCCGCCCTGGTCGAGGCGATCAGGGCGGCTCTGCCGCACACGGGGCAGGTCGAGCACTTCATGCCGGTCCGGCCGCTGACCAACGGCCACGTCGAGCTCCATGTGCACGACGAGGCCGGCCGCCGCCTCGTCGTGCTGCTCACCGGCGCGCAGGCCCTCGCCGTAGGCGCGCACCTGACCGCGTACGGAGCGATCAGCCTCGACCGCATCGGGCAGAAGCTCGACCCGAGCCTGCCCCAGCTGAAGGCCACACCACCGTTCGACCCCCACGGGACCGCCGGGCAACCGGCCAACCCCGACCGTGCCGCCGGGCCAACGGCCACCCCAGCCTGACCGCCGCCACGTGTTGCCGCGCGGCCCACGGTCCGACCCCGGGCCGCGCGGCACACCACGTGACTTCCCCTCTTACTGACAACGGAGTACCCGTATGAACCCCGATGACCTGTTCGACCTCGCCGCAGACTTCGCCCAGGCAACCGGCAACGCCGAACGGTTCCGCACCTGCGCGGCAACCTCGACCGGCGACGACCACACAACAAACACGAGGAAAGCGTCACGCTGGGAGGCTGTTGCCGCCCGCCGACGCGAGCACCTGCGTACCGCGCTGCGCGAGGCGCTTCACGGGACCGTCACGGCCGTACCCGACGCCGAGTTGCCCGTCGCCACCTGGCAGCAACGCCTCGTCGAGATCCGCGCCATCACCCTCGACAACACCCGCGCCGTGCGGGTGCGGTACACCCCGACCCAGGCGCTCACCACCGGAGCCGATCTCATCGCCTGCGCCGCCGTCACCGACGAGCACAGCGGCGGCATCCTCGCCGGAATCCTCCCCGCCTTCCCACCCCGGCCAAGCACCGACAACGAGCCGGCCGGCGAAGAGGAGACGGGCGGCATGACGAGCCGAATCGAGCCGTCCGAGGACGCCAACGGCGACGGGCAGCACACCTCCAGCTTGACCCACCCCTGAACGGAGTCCTGATGTACCGATCCATGGAGTACGGCGACACCGCCCGGGTGATCGCACCAACCGACGCCACCGAATACCGCCTCGGCATCGTCATCGACGTGCGTTACTCCACCCCGCATACGACCCACGCACGCAGCTACACCCTCCGCTTCCCCAACGGCACCGAGCGCACCTACCCGGCCGCCCAGGTCGCATGGTGCACCCGCGCCGACGACTACGCCGCCCTGGAAACCGCCTTCGTCACCGCGTGCGTGGCACTACGCGACGCCTGCCGCATCGCCCACGACTACGACGCGGACCTCGCCAACGGAACCGCGAGCCTCCTGCGGCGCCTGGTCGACCTCGCCCGCCTACGCCTCGCGCTGACCCTCGACCCGGCCAACCCCACCCGGCCCGGCAACAACAAGACCGGAGGCGGACACTGATGCCCTCGTACCACCCCCACCCGGGACACTCCATCAGGGCGACCGAACCCGGCACGCCCACGGGCCGGACCGGCGAACCGCTCTACTGTCGGCGATGCCGCCGAGGCGTCAACGTCCGCTTCAACCCCCACGGCGTCATCGTCGAATACCTCCACGCGGCCGAGCAGCGCGGCGAACGCAGCGACCACAAAGCCGAGCCGGTACCGGTCACCGAGATCCCCGACCCGATCATCGAGTGCGACTTCTGCTCCGCACCCGACGCCACCTGGATCTACCAATGCGCGAACCAGCTGACCGATGTCCGACGAGTCACCGCGCAGGTCGTGGCCGTCAGCGACTACCGCAACCGGCACCACGCCGCACGCGTCCGCCGCACAGGCACCGAGCACGCACTCACCCAGGCATGGGGAGAGCGGTGGTCCGCCTGCGACGGCTGCGCCGACCTCATCGAGACCCGAGACATCTACGGCCTCATCCAGCGGGTTACCGACGCGATGCCAGCAAAAATGGTACGAGGCAAACACCTCGCACGAACCCGTGCCCTGCTCCACGACACGTACTCCACGGTCTTCGACACCCTCGCCCCAGGCCGTGGCCAGATCACACCCGGCAACCCGCTGGGCATCTGGCCCGAGGCCCCCGAGGCGGCGTCGTGAACACCACCTCGCGGCACCGCCCACTCGCATACACCCACGCCAAGTCGATCCGGCACCCTCGCCCGGTCTGCGGCCTCGACAACGGACCGCTGACCCGCGTCACCGAGGACCACCACCTCGTGACCTGCCCGGACTGTCAAGAACTGGCCGACATCGACGCGCTTCCCGACGACGCGACCGCCGGTGACCCCCGCGTGATCGAGGTCCTCCGCGAAGCCATGCGCGGCGCGACACGCAAGATCGACGGGGTCGTGGTGGACCCGACCACCGCCGCCGCGATCCTGACCGTGTACGACGCCGCCAAACCCGCTACCCGCGCCAAACTCGCCGCGCTGCCCCTACACCGCATGGCACAGGTCGCATGGCGAGTGCTGCGCCCACGCGTCTAACTCGGCATGGGTCGGTGGCCGGCGGGCACACCCGAGGGTGCGCGCAATTCCCGACCGGCCACCTCGCCCACCCGGGCCACCTGCCGGCCACACGACCACCAATACCCGGGCCGGACGTACCGCCGATCCTACGACCCGAGTCACACGCACCTCGACGACGCGGACGGCCACCGAGCCGTCCGCGAGGGAGGATGAACGGCGTGGCACGACGCGTGATCGGCGGACGGATAGCCCTCAACCGGGCCGGCGTCGCCGCGCACACCGGCGCGGCCTACTCCACCGTCAACCACTGGCACCGCCACCGCGCCCGATTCGGCTTCCCTGAGGGCTTCCGCAGCGACGGCCGCCAGTGGTTTTGGCTCGACGACATTGAGACATTCCACGAAGCGCACCAGGCCGCGAAGCGCGCCGACCTCACAAAGGTCGACCGCCGCGGACACCCCGACGACCTCATCGGCTCCGGCGCCGCAGCGAGGGCCCTCGGCTACGGCTCCTACCGCAACCTGCCCGACACCCTGCTCGATCGGCCCGACCGCGTCGAGCACCTGCCCGATGGACGGAAACGACGCCTCTGGTACCGGCGCACCATCTGGACCGTCGCCGACGCACGCACGGGCCGACAATCCACCGGCCGTACCCCCGGCACCACCGGTGCCCGTCAACCGCATCCCTACGCCGACGACCCCCGGCTCCAGACCGCCACTGAACTGCTGAACGAGGCCGCCGCTGCGGGGCGTGACCGACATGGGCTAGGTGCAGAGTTGGCACTCAAGCTCGGCATCCCGCAACGTACAGCGCAACGGCTGCTCTCGGAAGCGTGCCGCGTTACAGGCCTTCGGTGACGGGCCGCGAATGAAGGACCTGCTCACCCCTCGATGCTCGTGTCGTGGCTGTGCGCTATCTAGCGACACCGAACTTGACCTGCATCGGCGGCAGTCGCTGCAGCGGGCAGCGGATCGGCCGCAGATGAAACTCGACAGGGAAGTGGGGTTAGTCCGGCCGGACAGCTGGCCCTGACCCACGAGAATCGCCCACGCTACCGGAGCATGGTCACATTACGCTCAATTTACCGAGTTGACGGCTATCACCTCGGCAGCGACCATCTGCGTGTGCAGAAGAAGCAGAGGTGGTTCGACGAAGGCGCGCTCGTGCTGCGTTCCGTGCTGGAACGGCTTGGCCGAGGCAGTGATCTCCCTGCCGCCACTGATTACTACGCCTGCCCATGTTGCCTGGTGGCGTACACGCGGGAAGCCCTGGAAACCGGCGAGTTGACGGAAGAGCATGTACCACCGCGAGTGTTGGGCGGCCGAGGGCTGGTGCTTACCTGCAAGGACTGCAACAACAGCTCCGGCACCTACTTCGACTCGCACGCCCACCGGCGCGCGGACACCGAAGGCTTCCTACGGGGCCGAGTGACGGGCCGCTACCTGCCTGCCACGATGTACGCCGACGGCATCCCGCTGCGGGGCACGGCGCATCGGACAGGGGAAGGTATTCAGGTCTTCGGCGTTCCAAGCCAAAATGACCCTAAGGTGCAGGCGGCGCATTTCGAGGCGATGGATGCCTACGTTGACAGTCGTGACCCCAACCCGAGGATTTCCTTCACTATCCACGGCCGATACAGCGAGGCGCGGGCCCGGTACTCCTGGATCCGTTCGGCGTACCTGGCAGCGTTCGCCGCGCTGGGTTGGAGCTACGTACTCCGGCCAGTGATGAAGCCAATCACCGACCAGCTCAGGAACCCCACTGCCGAAGTCCTCCCAACCTACATGTTCCGTGACCTCAGCGCGCCGCCAGAACTCCGGCGCATATTGCTGGTCGACGACCCAGACGAACTGCGGTGTGTGGCGGTGGCGATGGGCGAGTTTGTGGTATTCCTGCCAGGTCTGTTCCGTCCGCTGACATGGCCACAACTTGCTGACGCCTTCGGGGAGCGGCGGAACATCGATAACCAGCTGACCGTGATCCTCAACGGCAAAGAGATGTCATGGCCACACTCGCCGACTTACTTCCTCGACCGATCTCCGACTGTTAAGGAGTGAACGACCGGACCAGGAAGTGACAGCGGGGTGTGATACCCAATGATCAGTGTGCCCGTCGGTGCCGGCGTAACCCAGGAACACTCCGACCTGGCTGTTCTCGGTCCGTCCTGCCGTCCCGGTGTACTGCCGCTGCACCCCGACCGTGTGGATGCCCTTCTTCAGGTCGTCGGTCTCGTCGACGGTCAGGACCGCGTCCGGACAGCCGAACCGTCCGGTGATCAACCGCCGCAGGTCGTCACGGACGGCGTCGGCGTCCCACACCGCCCCGATACAACAGTCGCTGCATCGCGTCCGGTCTGGCGTGTCCGGCCTGCTCGGCCAGCTGCCAGCACGTCTTGACCTCGAGATCGGCCAGCAGGCCGGACACGAACTGTCCTGCCGCCGGCGCGGCTCCACCCGAGCGAACCGGCCCGCGAAGCAGTCCAGTACCTCGGCCAGCACCCACTCCCACCGGCCAACGGCTACGCTGTGGCACGCGGCCACCGTAAGATCTGATGTTGTGTCCACAACGCACAGAGGATCATGCGGTGGCCGCCCCGCGTCCACCAGGGTTCACAAGCAAGATCTCAAACGGCGGCTGCCGTACTAGAAGGGATTGATCGCATCATCGATTGGGTACGGGGAGGTCGTGCGCGCTACTTCGCCAGTGCTCTGCTTGGCCCATGGGGTGTTGGATGAATCCGTAAAGTACACTGTTGATTCGGCCGCTATCGTCACCCTTCCGCTCAAATCGATTGAAGTATTAAGTATTGGAATCGGTCGCGGAAAAGCCTTATGGCGGTCGTTTTTCTGGCTTGGCGAAATTATTGGAGAGCGCTTCGCTATTATTCTCCTCCCGTCGGGAGTGGTTGTTACTACAATTACGTTGTGGATCGGTGTGGCGCTGAAATTTTGCACCGTTGCGTTTATGTAGTGGATGGCCGGACCGTTGGTAAACGCGAAGGTGGAACGGAAAACCACAACCAATTGGGCTGCGCGGACATCGGCCTCGGCGCGTTCCTGAGCCAGTTGCTGCTGTGCGAGTCGCGCTTGCTGGCGTTCGTGCATCAGAAGCGCTGCGGCGGCTCCCGCTGCCAGGAGGCCCGCGAGGATTCCGCCTATGCTGCCCCACGCCTGCATCCAGTCCGTGACCTTCGGAGCCTCCTGCCCTGGCGGCGGTTGGTATCGGATTGAGGTGTTGACCATTAGCAGCAGGAGGAAGGCGACCACGGACAGGCCAAAGCAGACTGCGCATCCGATCAAGAGGCGGCGGGGTGTCCAATCTCTCACGGGAACATTCTGCCGTCCGCCCGCAACCGCCGTCGGACACCCGCGCCCAACCCAGCGCCCGCTTGTCGCGGTAGACGCTGCCTGGATAGTCGCCCGTCCACCGTCGGCAACCATCCGGTACGCCGAGCCGACCGTCTTGGTCTCGGCCGCCGCGAGTGCCTGCGGGACGCTGGCGCCCATCCGGATCGCCCGCTTCACCGCGACCGGACCGGTCGCCAGAAGCGATGTCGCGACCTTTGCCGGGGGGTAGTGATCCCGCCCAGGCGATCGTGGGCATGGCGTCCAGCACGCTGGACGCGTTGCGGTGTGCCAGGTAGAACACACCGCCCAGGCCGGCGGCCTTCTTCCGTGCCTCATCGATAATCTTCGAGGCCGCGGTCGTGTAAACGGGGAAGGAGGCGTCGAGGTTTCCGGCGTTGAGCAGCGTGCGGTACGCGACGGTCACCTGCGCGGCGGCCTCGCTGGCGACTTTCGCCTGCGCTACCCGGTAGCTCTCGGCGAGCGCGTCCGTGGTCAGCACTGACACGGCGCACTCCTTCGAGGGTTTAGACGGCGGCGGGCTCCGCAGGTGCGGCCGGAGGCTGCGGCGTCAATGACTGGCAAGTCAGGGCCTCGGCAAGCTGGGCGAGTCCGTCTGCGGACGTCGCATGCCGCGCCACCGTTCGATGTCCTGGTCAGTGACGCCAGGAATGCGCTCCCATGCGGCCTCGGCCGGCACGGCGAGCATGGTCACCATCTTTCCGAGGGCATCCACGGCGGCGGCCAGTGAACGAGCCTCGGTGTCACGCCAGCGGACCTGCGCGGACAGGTCCCGGGCCGACTCGGGGTCCCCGGCGGCCAGCGCGGCGAGCCGGAGCGTCTGCTCCCACGACTCGCCGAAGATCGTCTCGTACTCGCCGATCTTGCGCTGTGTGGCAGCCTCGGCGGCGGCCAATGCGTCAGCCGAGAGGTTGACCAGGTCGCCGAGCAACACGTGCGGGCTGAGTTGGGCGATCGCGGCGAGAGTCCGCACGCCCGAGCCGTAGGTTTCGAGGTGCCCCTTGACGTCGGTTTGGTCGAAGCTGCCGAACTTCGCGTCCGGCGAGTCCGTGACCCACAGACGGTCAACGGCGGCCTGGAATGGCTCGACCGGCTGACCGAACAGCGGGGACTCGGGGTCGTCCACTGTCGGGATCGCCAGACCCGTTGCCCAGCGCTGGCGGAAGCTCGCGAACTGCAAGGCGATGAGCAGGTTGAAGACGGCTCGTTGATCCGGTCCTGAAGGACCAGCAGCGGTGCGATGATGCCCCGGTTCTCGCCGTCCAGCCGATCGCGGAAGCGGACCATCGGGCAGACCTTCAGGCCGTGCTCGTCGCTGCGGAGCAGGACCAGCCGTTCGCTGCCCTTCGCGCGGCCGATCAGGTGGACGGCCTCGTCGTCGAACAGCTCCCACAACCGCATCCCGTCGGCGGCGGTGCCCTTGACCCGTAGCCCATGTACGGGCCACTCGTCGTCGTCCTCGAAGAAGGCGATGGTCTTGGCTGGCGGGACCGGGCGGATGCTCGGGTCGGGCTCGCCGGGCAGGACGATCGTGTACGAGGCGCCGAACTCCAAGGCGCCCCGGTGGGCGATCGTCTGCCGCGCGTCGAGCCGGTTCGCCTGCCAGTACGCCCACGGCGGGGCGGACTGCGTCGACCGGGCCGGGCGGTAGCCGTCCACGAACAGCGACTTGACGTAGGTCTCGCTGATTAGCGGCAACCACGGAGTGATCGCGTTCTCAGCCAGCGACCGGTACTCGTTGCGGGCGCCCCGGGCCATGTACGGCAGGTCATGGTCGCCGCGTAGGTAACGGGCGATTCTTCCTGATCCGGCGCGTTCGTCGTTCCAGGTTGCGGCGTGGGCGTCTACCAGCTCGGCCGCGAGGCTGGCGACGGCCGATGGGGTGGTGGGCACCTAACCGTCCTTGCGTGTCTGTGATTGAATGCCATGCATGGCGCACGCGACCCCACGGACTATGACCAATCTACCAACGATGGAAATCGTTGTTGATCTAGGGGACGCTCCGA from Solwaraspora sp. WMMD791 includes:
- a CDS encoding DUF932 domain-containing protein, producing MAHELETFANGETAFASARLSAWHQLGTVTDSCMTAQEVMSKAWLGGWEVRKIAIQGIEITDKGVTKVDCPDKYMTVRTNPVTGETEYLGVVGEDYSVVQNEQVAETLNLLVDASGAHFETAGSMRKGRSVFVTMKLPSAMRIAGVDDMDLYLAATTSHDGTASLRLDATPVRIVCANTQALAYQRSRSSYTFRHTSNVTSKIAEARQALGLMWKAFDAFESEAEKMINESLTMGEFEKIVAQVWPLADDASDTARNNAKQRTNTLRYLIRDADTQKAIKGTRWAGYQAITEYVDHFAPAKTDLVRATRALTGAGADLKARAFELLAV
- a CDS encoding HNH endonuclease translates to MQKKQRWFDEGALVLRSVLERLGRGSDLPAATDYYACPCCLVAYTREALETGELTEEHVPPRVLGGRGLVLTCKDCNNSSGTYFDSHAHRRADTEGFLRGRVTGRYLPATMYADGIPLRGTAHRTGEGIQVFGVPSQNDPKVQAAHFEAMDAYVDSRDPNPRISFTIHGRYSEARARYSWIRSAYLAAFAALGWSYVLRPVMKPITDQLRNPTAEVLPTYMFRDLSAPPELRRILLVDDPDELRCVAVAMGEFVVFLPGLFRPLTWPQLADAFGERRNIDNQLTVILNGKEMSWPHSPTYFLDRSPTVKE
- a CDS encoding phage portal protein, which produces MDDPESPLFGQPVEPFQAAVDRLWVTDSPDAKFGSFDQTDVKGHLETYGSGVRTLAAIAQLSPHVLLGDLVNLSADALAAAEAATQRKIGEYETIFGESWEQTLRLAALAAGDPESARDLSAQVRWRDTEARSLAAAVDALGKMVTMLAVPAEAAWERIPGVTDQDIERWRGMRRPQTDSPSLPRP